A region from the Paenibacillus humicola genome encodes:
- a CDS encoding DinB family protein, which yields MFKTVQEFAAEWKMETKSTARVLEAMTDASLGQRIAPNHRTLGQLGWHLATTMHEMLSRTGLEFPPLEGGEQAPESAAAVTDAYKRASADMLRAVETQWTDASLGQVTNMYGEDWPNGLTLRILIQHEIHHRGQMTVLLRQAGLRAPDIYGPTREDWLERGMQPLV from the coding sequence ATGTTCAAAACGGTACAGGAGTTTGCAGCCGAATGGAAAATGGAGACGAAATCGACCGCAAGAGTGCTGGAGGCGATGACCGATGCGTCTCTCGGCCAGCGAATTGCTCCGAACCACCGCACGCTCGGCCAGCTGGGCTGGCACTTGGCGACAACGATGCACGAAATGCTGTCCCGTACAGGTCTTGAATTTCCTCCGCTCGAAGGCGGGGAGCAGGCGCCTGAATCGGCCGCCGCAGTCACGGATGCGTATAAACGTGCCTCGGCCGATATGCTTCGTGCGGTCGAAACGCAGTGGACCGATGCGTCGCTTGGTCAAGTAACCAACATGTACGGCGAGGATTGGCCGAACGGACTGACGCTGCGCATCCTGATCCAGCACGAAATCCACCATCGCGGTCAGATGACCGTGCTGCTCCGACAAGCCGGGCTGCGCGCGCCCGACATTTACGGTCCGACCCGCGAGGATTGGCTCGAGCGCGGCATGCAGCCGCTCGTTTAA
- the groES gene encoding co-chaperone GroES — protein sequence MIKPLGERVLVEPIAKEETTASGIVLPDTAKEKPQEGKIVAVGSGALNKDGSRIALEVKEGDRVLFSKYAGTEVKYEGKEYLIMKESDIHAILG from the coding sequence ATGATCAAACCTTTGGGTGAACGCGTATTGGTCGAACCGATCGCGAAAGAAGAAACTACCGCTAGCGGCATCGTGCTGCCGGATACGGCGAAAGAAAAGCCGCAAGAAGGCAAAATCGTTGCAGTCGGAAGCGGCGCGCTCAACAAGGACGGCTCTCGCATTGCCCTGGAAGTGAAAGAAGGCGACCGCGTACTGTTCTCGAAGTATGCCGGCACCGAAGTGAAATACGAAGGCAAAGAGTACTTGATTATGAAAGAAAGCGACATCCACGCCATTTTGGGCTAA